The Syntrophobacterales bacterium genome has a segment encoding these proteins:
- a CDS encoding AtpZ/AtpI family protein yields MMVMVNDRKDVFKSIMNFGPLGLEMGLCVAIGIAIGYYLDKSFLMYPYMSIIFMFVGIAASMRSLYRTAKKMERENERSNSK; encoded by the coding sequence GGTTATGGTAAACGATAGGAAAGATGTATTTAAGTCCATTATGAACTTCGGTCCTTTGGGCCTTGAAATGGGACTTTGCGTTGCCATTGGAATAGCTATCGGTTATTACTTGGACAAGTCTTTTCTGATGTACCCCTATATGTCAATTATATTTATGTTTGTGGGCATTGCGGCCTCCATGAGGAGTTTATACAGGACGGCCAAGAAGATGGAAAGGGAGAATGAGAGAAGCAACTCTAAGTGA